The genomic stretch ATCATCGCCCTGACCGGTGTCACGATGGCCGTGGACACCGGACGCGTCACCTGCGTGCTGGGCGATAATGGAGCCGGAAAATCCACGTTGATCAAGATCATCGCAGGATTGCACCAGCACACCACCGGCACCCTGGAAATCATGGGTGCCGAACGAAAACTCAACTCTCCACGAGAGGCATTGGACTCCGGTATCGCGGCCGTTTATCAGGACCTCGCGGTGGTCTCCTTGATGCCGATCTGGCGCAATTTCTTCCTCGGTTCTGAGCTCACCAAGGGTATCGGCCCGTTTAAGAGCCTCGACGTGGAGGCGATGAAGAAAATTACCAAGGATGAGCTCGCCGCCATGGGCATCGACCTGCGCGACGTGGAACAGCCCATCGGCCAGCTCTCCGGTGGCGAACGTCAATGTGTTGCCATTGCCCGCGCAGTGCATTTCGGGGCCAAGGTCCTGATCCTTGATGAGCCCACCGCGGCCTTGGGCGTCAAACAGTCCGGTGTGGTGCTGCGTTATATTCTGCAGGCCCGTGATCGCGGCCTAGGCGTCATCTTTATTACACACAACCCGCACCATGCCTTCCCCGTCGGGGACCGCTTCCTGTTGCTCAAGCGCGGCAAGTCGATTGGTTACTACGACAAGAAGGACATCACCATCGACGAGTTGACCAGCCAAATGGCCGGCGGCGCGGAGCTGGCTGAGCTAGCTCATGAGCTCGAGCAGGCCGGTGGCCACGACGAGGTGCTCGCCGAAGTAAAGGCCGAGGTTGCCGAGACTCTGGGAACACAAGAACCAAGCCATCGGGCTTAAAACCATGCAAGAAATCTAGGGGTGGCTCTCGGCGCGCCCCCGCAGGGCCACCCTCGCGAACCGAACACGGAACCCTTCGTCAGCAACACCAACACCAACAAATAAAGGAGCTCAGATGAGCAGCTTCCCCGATGCCTTGCCCGAGTCCCGGGTCCCGGACTCTCGAGATGCACCGGTGCTCAATTGGGGAATTGCCGGCCCCGGATGGATTGCCGAACGATTCATCGAGTCCGTCCGGGCCCATACACACCAGAATCTGGCGGCGGTTGGCTCCCGATCAGCAGCGCGGGCCGCCGATTTTTCCGCTAAACACTCGATTCCCGCGAGCCATGGAAGCTACAAGGAACTTGCTCAGGATCCGAACGTGGACATCGTCTACGTCGCTACTCCGCACCCGCACCACTTCGATGTAGCAATGACCGCCATTGAGTCGGGCAAACACGTCCTGATAGAAAAACCCATGGGGATCACCGCCACCGAGGTTGCGGCCATCATCAAGGCCGCGGACGCCCGACAGGTGTTCGCCGCCGAGGCCATGTGGACATTCTTCCTGCCCAAATTCGACGTGATTACCCAACTGTTGGAGGCCGGAGCGCTGGGGGAGCTGGTCACCGTTGCGGCAGAATACGGCGAGTACTTTGAACCCGGCCACCGAATCTTTGATCAGGATCTGGCCGGGGGACCGCTCCTAGATTTGGGTACGTACCCGCTGGCTTTTGTCAGCAGGGTCATGGGCGCCCCCGACACCGTGGCGGCGATCGGCACTCAACACCCCAGCGGGGTAAACGGCCAGCTTTCGACTCTACTATATTTCGCCGGTGGTGGGCACGGCACGGTGAACACTCACCTCCACAACTTCACCCCCACCACCGCGTTGATCACCGGAACCGAAGCAACGCTGCACATCGATGGGCCCTTCAACATGCCGGGCGGCTTCACCCTGCGCCATCATGACGGGCGTGAATTACGCTACGACCAGGCGGCAGGGGCACATCTCGAAGGTCTGCACTTTGAGGCCGCGGCCGTTGCCCGATGCATCGCTCAGGGTTTGACCCAAGCCCCGCAACGTCCCTTGGCTGACACGCTCATGACGCTAGAACTGGCCGATGAAATTCGCCGTCAGGTTGGCATCACACTCCCCGAAACCACCACACGGAAGTAAACACCATGAAGACCCTGAATCTTGGACTTATCGGCGTCGGCCGCATCGGCACGATGCACGCCAACAACCTTAATGCGCTGCGACCAACGCTGGCTGATCGCGGCCTGGAGGTGAATCTGTGGATCACAGATGTCGCCGCTGACTATGCGCGCACCGTGGCCGTCGGGCTGGGCGCCACCTTCTTTGACTCCGTAAACGCCATGATCGAGGCCGGTGTTGACGCCCTGCTGATCGCCACCGGAACCATGACGCATCCCGATTTGATCCGGGCCGGGATCGCAGCAAACCTGCCGGTCTTCTGCGAAAAGCCGGTGGCCGGAGACGTGGATTCCGCGCTTCCGTTGATCGAAGAAATTGCCGCCAGCAACGGACGGGTGCAAATTGGGCACCAGCGCCGCTTTGATGCCGGGTATCTTGAAGCCAAACGTCGGTTGGATGCCGGAGACCTGGGCTGGATCCACACCATGCGAGCCGTAACGGGTGACATGGTCCCGCCTTCGCTGGAATTCATCGCCACCTCCGGAGGGCTGTTCCGTGACTGCTCGGTCCACGACTTCGACATCCTGCGTTGGCTCACCGGCAAGGAAATTGTTGAGGTCTACGCCAAGGGGTCGAACAACGGAGACCCGGGAATTGGCGCAGCAGGCGATGTAGATACCGCCTTGGCGGTCCTGACCTTTGACGACGGAACCGTGGCCACGGCAAGTGCCACCCGCTACAACGGGGCCGGCCACGATGTGCGCCTAGAAATTCAGGGCTCCAAGTCCACCGTGGTGGTTGGGCTCGACGAACAATCAGCCATGCGTTCGGCAGAACTGGGCGTCGAATTTCCGAGAGGTACCTCGCACCAAACATTCATCGAGCGCTTTGACGGTGCCTACCGCGCGGAATTGGTGGCATTCATCGAGTATGTGCTGGGGGAGCGGGAAAATCCCTGTTCCGCCTGGGACGCCGTGGCCGCCTCGCGGGTTGCTGACGCTGCCCAAGAATCGTTGCTCACCGGGGCTCCGGTGGCCATCAATCCCGTCCCGGTGGCCTAACACTTCTCAATAAGCACCGCACGCCTTCACCATTTCATGACGCAAAGGAAAACCACCATGAGCACTAGCATTGCCGATCAGCTTGCCGCTGCCCCCATCTCTTGGGGAGTGTGCGAGGCCGCAGACTGGGGCATCCAGTTGAGTCCGGACCAGGTCCTGAGCGACATGCGGGAACTGGGCATTAAAGCCACGGAATTTGGTCCACTGGGTTTTTTGCCCACCGACCCAGCTTCTCGTGCGGCACACCTGGATGGCTACGGGTTGAAGGCAGTTGGCGGTTTCCTCCCGGTGGTGTTGCATGATCCCGACGTGGATCCGTTGGCACTGGTAACCACCGAATTGACGGCATTCATCGCAGCCGGGGCATCGGTGATGGTACTGGCCGCCGACTCCGGAACCGGAGACTACGAAGAACACCATGAAATGGACGAGGCACAGTGGGAGGTCTTCGGGAACAACCTACAGGCAGTGGTTGACCTTGCGGCCGAATCCGGCATCCTCGCCGTGCTCCACCCACATGTGGGCACCATGATCGAATCCGCTTCCTCCGTTCAGCGCTTGCTGGAATCAACCACCGTGCAAATCTGCCTAGACACCGGACACCTACTGGTCGGCGGAACCAATCCACTGCAGCTAGTGCAACAGCACGCTGCACGAGTTGGCATTGCTCACCTCAAGGATGTGCGAGCCGAGATCGCCGCCACCGTCGAACGTGGAGAGCTCGGCTTTGTTCAGGCAGTAAAAGACGGCATGTTTGTCCCGTTGGGTCAGGGCGATTGCGAGATCGGCCAAATCGTTGAGTTGCTCCAAGAATCGGGTTATCAGGGCTGGTATGTCATGGAACAAGATGCGGTGCTCGATACGACATCCGATGCGGCAGCCGCCAAGACCGCGGTCCGCGCTTCCATCGATTTCCTCATAAGTTTGTAAACACTGCTCACCGTCGTCCAACCCACAAAAATGGCGTAGTCACTTTCCCTGCGGGAGTGACTACGCCATTTTTGTTTTTTCAGGTGAGTAAATGGGGCGCGCTCCTAGGCCACCGAGGTGCCGAAGAACAGACCCAAAACGTAGGTGACGGCCGCGGCACCCAAACCGATAGCCAGCTGACGCAGCCCACGCTTGGTCGGCGAGGCTCCGGAGAGCAGACCGACGACCCCTCCGGTAACCAACAGGGCGACACCAACCAAGGCGGCGGACAGCAGGATGGCGGGTGTGCCGCTCATGCCGAAGATGAACGGAAGGATCGGGATGACGGCACCGGAGGCAAAGAAACAGAACGACGCGGAGGCCGCGCCCATGGCGGAACCGATTTCCTCGTGCTCCTCGGTATCGGCGATTTCCGCCAGCTCGGAGCGCAGCGAGGTGGAGGGATTGCAATCGCAGGAGTACATGCCCATGCGTTCGGCGGCGCGGTGCGCAGCATCCTCGTCGCTCATCCCTCGAGCCTTGTAGACCAGCACCAGTTCATTGGCATCCAGATCTAGGTCCGGTGCCGCAGCGAGGGTTACCTCGGTGGGTTTGGACGCGTCGAGTAGTTCGCGTTGGGATCGCACGGAGACGTACTCACCGGCTGCCATCGACAGCGCGCCGGCCAAGAGCCCGGCGATGCCGGAGAAAAGCACCATGGAGGTCGCCACTCCGGTGGCGCCGATGCCCATGACGAGGGCCAAGTTGGAGACCAAGCCGTCGTTGGCCCCGAAGACGGCTGCCCGGAAGTTGCCCGAGAGTCGGTTGCGGCCACGAGTGGCCAAGCCCCTGACGACTTCTTCGTGGACGAGTTCATCGGCGGCCATTTGCCGCGTCGCGTCGGTGTCCGCGGCATAGGGGGAGTTGCCCTCGGCACGCTGAGCCAGGGCCAGCACAAATACCGAGCCAAAGTGCCGCGCTAGGAAGCGGAGCATGGTGCGGCGCAACGAGGGGGCAGTGGTCTTGGTCGCGTTCTCGCCCAGAAGATCCCGCCAGTGTTCTTCGTGTCGGGTTTCGGCCTCGGCCAGGCCCAGCAGGATCAGGCGTTCCTCGCCGGTGCGGTTGTTGGCCAGTTCGCGGTAGACGGCGCCTTCGGCGATTTCATCGGCCAGGTACTGGCGCCAGCGTTTGATCTGGGCAGGGGTGGGGGTTGGTGCCTGGTGCGGCATACTCTCATCCTCGTTAGGCGTTCATGGCCACGGCTGGCCATGTGATGGGGAGGCCCAATGAGAATAATTTGGGTACGTTGAGCCTCGGGCCACCAAAATGTGGACCGAAGGTCTCGTTCGCCCAGAGTCGGAAAATTGCCCGTGCCCTTAGGTGGATTGCCGGGTTACTACGTTGTAACCAGTATGTCGACGCACCGCTTCCCCGCAAGTTCTGCGGGTGTGGGAACTACTCCCCTTCAACCCACGAGTCTAGCGGTCGGAAGCGGAAGGGAAAATTTGATGAGACTAAAAAACAGGGTCCTTCCGGAGGCATGTCCGCGCAGCGGCACCCTGACCACCAATTGGCTGGTGACGGCATCCCACCGCGGTCTGCCCACCGCGTCGGCAAGAGCTGCGGCTAGGGCGGCTCCATCCGCGACGTGAAAGGACTGCCAGGTGCCCGAGAGCCGGAGTTCAAGTACCGAACGGTGCACATCAAGCAGGGGGAGGACGGGGATCGAGGGTGCCATGATGCAGGCAAAACCTTTCACTAGCTCTTGCCCCAGCCTCATGGCGGGGGCCGCTTCCTCATCCGAACCACCCATGAACTGCGGGTTGGTGTGCGGCCAGTCGGAGCTTGGCGCCGCATCTCGTGAAGCTGAAAATCACTCTACCGTGACTGCGAAGCGGAGAGGATTTTTTGCTGTAATTCCTTCCATTCCGTTGCGTCATATGGCGGAATATTCGTGTTCTCCTTCAGCAGCCCGGTGGACCCATCGATGAGTTCGCGCACGATGTCCAGGTGTCCGGCATGGCGCGAATTTTCCACATTCATGTGCAGCAAGAGCCGACCCAGAGTGGTCTGCCGGGTCTCGGGGCGCCACCAAGGCACCGTGGCCGGAGCTTCAAGCGGCAGCGCGTTGATGTTGGCGTCCGCTGCGGAGATGGCCCGCTGGTAGAAGTCCATGATCTCTTGGCGCGAGATCTCGGCCGGAACCCACATGTCGGCGCTCGGCTCGGGATCGGCTTCTAGCGCCGCATAACGCTCGTCGGTGATCGTGAAGCCGAGGCATTGCACAAAGTAGCCGTATTCGACCGACGCCAGATGCTGGATCACACCCAAAATGTTGGTGCCCGAACCAACCATCGGTCGGGTGACCTCCGCGTCGCTGAGTCCCTCGGCCTTCCACAACACCGCCTGACGTGAACGGTTGAGATAGGTGATCAGGTGGTCTTTGAAATCGTCCATGCACTTCAGCCTAAACGGGCGGGGTGATGCTGGGAATAGCTGCCACACAGCGGAAAGGACCCGCTGGTTGCTCGATGATGAGCAAACGGCGGGTCCTCCCGGTGGCGGGTCCGCAGTGGACTAGCGGATCGCTGCCTCGTTGAGGTCGGCACCTTCTGCATCGCTCTGCCCAGCGACCCGTGCTTCCCAGCGGGTGATGACCGAGGTCGCCGTGGGACGGGTGAGCAGTGAAACCAGCACAAATGTCAGTGCCGAGGCGATGAGTCCGAAGTAGATCGGCTCATTGGCGTACACGCCATCAAATTGGTTCTCCGCCTGGATCTCCAAAATGATCATGGTGCCCAGGGTGACCACGGATCCGGCCGCCATCGAGGCTGCGGCGCCGATTCCGTTGCCACGCTTCCAGATGAGCCCGCCAATAATGGCGACCAGCAACCCGCCAACCAGGATGTCGTAGGCGATGGTCAGGGCCGCGACAACGTCGGAAACCATGATGGCCAAGACGATGCTCACCAGACCCAGCAGCAGCACCCAGATGCGGTTGGCGCGCACATCGTGCTCGGGGTTCTGATTGGTATTGACCTGCAGATTCTTACCGAACCAGCTGGCCACAAACGGGGTGACATCGGTGCGGGCTACGGTTGCCGCGGCAATCAGGGCACCGGATGCGGTGGACATCATTGCGGCAACGGCGGCGGCTAAAACCAGACCGCCAATTGCGACGGGGAGCAACTGAGTAGCAACCTCGGCATACACCACGTCCTTGTTGCTGTCGGCCCCAATGATCTCCGGGAGAACGACCTTGGCGGCCATGCCAATGATGGCGCCCGCGGCTCCGTAGAGAACGCAGTAGATGCCCGCGGTGGTGCCGCCCCAACGAGCTACCTTCGGGGTTTTAGCGGTGAAGACGCGCTGCCAGATGTCTTGACCGATGAGCAGGCCCAGGGTGTAGACCACGAAGTAGGTGATGATGGACTGCACGCCGATACCGGTGAAGCTGAAGAATTCGTCCCCGATGCGTTCGCGGATCCCGTTCATGCCACCGGCGGCATTCAGGGCGAAGGGCAACATCAAGAAGAAGATACCGATGGTCTTGATGACAAATTGCACCTGGTCGGCCAGGGTGATGGACCACATGCCACCGATGGTGGAGTAGATGACCACGATGACTCCGCCGATGGCGATGGCCATCCAGCGTTCCCAGCCGAAGAGGACCACAAAGATGGTTGCGTAGGCGCTGGTGGAAGTGGCGCAGAGCATCAGCGTATAGGCCAACATAACGATGCCCGAGGTATTGGTCGCCGCCTTGCTGCCGTAACGCAGGGTGAGCATTTGCGACACGGTGAAGATCTTCAGGCGCTGGAGTGTGGGAGCGAAGAGCAGTGAGAGCAAGATGACGCCGGCCCCGATGGCCACCACCAGCCACATTCCCGAGATGCCCCACTTGTAACCCAAGCCCACGCCGCCCACGGTGGAAGCTCCACCCAGCACGACGGCCGCCATGGTTCCGGTGTAGAGGAAGGGACCCAGCCTGCGGCCGGCAACTAGGTAGTCGCTGCTGTTCTTGGTGCGCGATTTTCCCCACCATCCGAAGATGAGCATGGCCGCCAGATAGACGGCGACGATAATGCCATTGATATGTTCCATGAGCGTTCGCCTTTGCAGTGGAGCGAGTGAACAAGCACAACGGAGATGCCTGCAAGTAAACATTTGTTGCACTACAGGCTATTGTGAGTTGGCTTACACGTCAATTGGCCTAAGCTAGATGAACCAAATATTTCTTTAAGTCCCTAC from Paeniglutamicibacter sp. Y32M11 encodes the following:
- a CDS encoding sugar phosphate isomerase/epimerase; amino-acid sequence: MSTSIADQLAAAPISWGVCEAADWGIQLSPDQVLSDMRELGIKATEFGPLGFLPTDPASRAAHLDGYGLKAVGGFLPVVLHDPDVDPLALVTTELTAFIAAGASVMVLAADSGTGDYEEHHEMDEAQWEVFGNNLQAVVDLAAESGILAVLHPHVGTMIESASSVQRLLESTTVQICLDTGHLLVGGTNPLQLVQQHAARVGIAHLKDVRAEIAATVERGELGFVQAVKDGMFVPLGQGDCEIGQIVELLQESGYQGWYVMEQDAVLDTTSDAAAAKTAVRASIDFLISL
- a CDS encoding DinB family protein, whose amino-acid sequence is MDDFKDHLITYLNRSRQAVLWKAEGLSDAEVTRPMVGSGTNILGVIQHLASVEYGYFVQCLGFTITDERYAALEADPEPSADMWVPAEISRQEIMDFYQRAISAADANINALPLEAPATVPWWRPETRQTTLGRLLLHMNVENSRHAGHLDIVRELIDGSTGLLKENTNIPPYDATEWKELQQKILSASQSR
- a CDS encoding Gfo/Idh/MocA family protein yields the protein MSSFPDALPESRVPDSRDAPVLNWGIAGPGWIAERFIESVRAHTHQNLAAVGSRSAARAADFSAKHSIPASHGSYKELAQDPNVDIVYVATPHPHHFDVAMTAIESGKHVLIEKPMGITATEVAAIIKAADARQVFAAEAMWTFFLPKFDVITQLLEAGALGELVTVAAEYGEYFEPGHRIFDQDLAGGPLLDLGTYPLAFVSRVMGAPDTVAAIGTQHPSGVNGQLSTLLYFAGGGHGTVNTHLHNFTPTTALITGTEATLHIDGPFNMPGGFTLRHHDGRELRYDQAAGAHLEGLHFEAAAVARCIAQGLTQAPQRPLADTLMTLELADEIRRQVGITLPETTTRK
- a CDS encoding VIT1/CCC1 transporter family protein, with the protein product MPHQAPTPTPAQIKRWRQYLADEIAEGAVYRELANNRTGEERLILLGLAEAETRHEEHWRDLLGENATKTTAPSLRRTMLRFLARHFGSVFVLALAQRAEGNSPYAADTDATRQMAADELVHEEVVRGLATRGRNRLSGNFRAAVFGANDGLVSNLALVMGIGATGVATSMVLFSGIAGLLAGALSMAAGEYVSVRSQRELLDASKPTEVTLAAAPDLDLDANELVLVYKARGMSDEDAAHRAAERMGMYSCDCNPSTSLRSELAEIADTEEHEEIGSAMGAASASFCFFASGAVIPILPFIFGMSGTPAILLSAALVGVALLVTGGVVGLLSGASPTKRGLRQLAIGLGAAAVTYVLGLFFGTSVA
- a CDS encoding ATP-binding cassette domain-containing protein, translating into MTNTKNSPAAERIDQATLLHEQTDPLTHTPVHLLELKDVGKHYGNIIALTGVTMAVDTGRVTCVLGDNGAGKSTLIKIIAGLHQHTTGTLEIMGAERKLNSPREALDSGIAAVYQDLAVVSLMPIWRNFFLGSELTKGIGPFKSLDVEAMKKITKDELAAMGIDLRDVEQPIGQLSGGERQCVAIARAVHFGAKVLILDEPTAALGVKQSGVVLRYILQARDRGLGVIFITHNPHHAFPVGDRFLLLKRGKSIGYYDKKDITIDELTSQMAGGAELAELAHELEQAGGHDEVLAEVKAEVAETLGTQEPSHRA
- a CDS encoding sodium:solute symporter, translating into MEHINGIIVAVYLAAMLIFGWWGKSRTKNSSDYLVAGRRLGPFLYTGTMAAVVLGGASTVGGVGLGYKWGISGMWLVVAIGAGVILLSLLFAPTLQRLKIFTVSQMLTLRYGSKAATNTSGIVMLAYTLMLCATSTSAYATIFVVLFGWERWMAIAIGGVIVVIYSTIGGMWSITLADQVQFVIKTIGIFFLMLPFALNAAGGMNGIRERIGDEFFSFTGIGVQSIITYFVVYTLGLLIGQDIWQRVFTAKTPKVARWGGTTAGIYCVLYGAAGAIIGMAAKVVLPEIIGADSNKDVVYAEVATQLLPVAIGGLVLAAAVAAMMSTASGALIAAATVARTDVTPFVASWFGKNLQVNTNQNPEHDVRANRIWVLLLGLVSIVLAIMVSDVVAALTIAYDILVGGLLVAIIGGLIWKRGNGIGAAASMAAGSVVTLGTMIILEIQAENQFDGVYANEPIYFGLIASALTFVLVSLLTRPTATSVITRWEARVAGQSDAEGADLNEAAIR
- a CDS encoding Gfo/Idh/MocA family oxidoreductase, which encodes MKTLNLGLIGVGRIGTMHANNLNALRPTLADRGLEVNLWITDVAADYARTVAVGLGATFFDSVNAMIEAGVDALLIATGTMTHPDLIRAGIAANLPVFCEKPVAGDVDSALPLIEEIAASNGRVQIGHQRRFDAGYLEAKRRLDAGDLGWIHTMRAVTGDMVPPSLEFIATSGGLFRDCSVHDFDILRWLTGKEIVEVYAKGSNNGDPGIGAAGDVDTALAVLTFDDGTVATASATRYNGAGHDVRLEIQGSKSTVVVGLDEQSAMRSAELGVEFPRGTSHQTFIERFDGAYRAELVAFIEYVLGERENPCSAWDAVAASRVADAAQESLLTGAPVAINPVPVA